From the Endomicrobiales bacterium genome, the window CAAGAATTGAGCTTGGGTCGGCATAAAAACCGGATTTTTCAAGCCCAAGCGCAAGGCGAACATATCTTTTTGCTATGGCAAATGTTTTGCCTGATCCGGCAGATGCGGATATTATTTGTGCCCGCTCTGAGCTTAAATTAGTTTGGTTTTTTTGCATTAAAATAAATTGTGCCTTTTTACGGAGAATGTATATACGAGAAGTGTCTACTAAATAGTATTTACTTAAATAACAGCTTTTTGTTTAAAGTTTAAAAGAATTTAAATACCTGTTTATATGTGTTGAGAATTCTTTCAAAAAAACTCATTTCAGTTCCCTTTCCATGTCGCGATCCATATCTCTGCGGCGAAGTGTCTCTCTTTTATCACCTGCATGTTTGCCCTTACCAAGGCCAAGTTTTACCTTTGCAAAACCGTGTTCGTTAAAAAAAATTTCTAAAGGCACAACAGTTAACCCTTTTTCTTTGGCTTTGCTTTCCAAACGGCCAATTTCAGTTTTATGAAGTAAAAGTTTTCTTTTGCGAGTGGGGTTAAAATCTAAAACATGGGTTGAAATTTTTTCATAGGGGTTGATATGCACATTTTCTAAAAACGCTTCCCCTTTGGCAAAACCAATATAACCATCAGATATATTGGCAAGCGCGCCGCGCAATGCTTTTACCTCATAACCCAAAAGCGCG encodes:
- the smpB gene encoding SsrA-binding protein SmpB, giving the protein MDKKTVATNRKAFHNYSILETIEAGIALLGYEVKALRGALANISDGYIGFAKGEAFLENVHINPYEKISTHVLDFNPTRKRKLLLHKTEIGRLESKAKEKGLTVVPLEIFFNEHGFAKVKLGLGKGKHAGDKRETLRRRDMDRDMERELK